CCGCGCCCGCCCCCGGTGCCGCCGTACGCCTGTCCGCCTCGGAAGACTCGGTACCCGCACAACCCGCGAGCGCGAGCACCGCCACGGCGGTCATGACACTGGTACCCGTTCTCGTTTTCATTGGAGACAAGCTAGCAGCTCGCGCGCGGGCAACTGAAGGGCCCGGGAGGAGCTGGGTCACATCAACGGGGATCGAGGTGATGATCGTCGGAAGTCGTGGGCTCGGGCGGGCTGGGGCGACGTTGCCGGCCCGTCGGAGGTGGTGACGAGTGGACGTCCTTCTATTCTTGATCCACATCATGGTCGACCATGATGTGGATCTCGGGTCGAGCGGCAAACCTCTGGGCTGGAGCCTCGATCGTGATCACCAATTTTTAGTGATCAAAGTCGATCTGACTGTTGCAAACGATTATCGGCTGCAGTAAACATGAGGGTGTGACCACACCGCGATCAAGCCCGGGAACTCTGCTGTCCGGAGTCCAGCCCTTCCCGCTTACCGCACTTCGACACCCCGCCGTGGCTACGCTTCTGGACGATCATCGAGCACTGCTTGTCGACCTCCTGGATGGCCTTGGCTCGCCACTGCACGTCGTGTTACCGGAAGTCTTCGAGGAAAACGTCGCAGCCCTCAGACAGGCGTTCGCCGAGACGGGCGCCGAGGTCGACATCTTGTTCGCCAAAAAGGCGAACAAGGCCGACTGCTTCGTCAGATCGGCCGCCGTCCTCGGCGTCGGAATCGATGCCGCCAGCACCGCCGAACTGGTCAAAGCCCTTGCTGGCGGTGTACCCGGACATCGGATCGGCATTTCCGGCCCGGAGAAGGACGACACACTGCACGCTCTCGCCGTCCAGCACGACTGCCTGGTCGCCATCGACTCGATCAGCGAACTTCGTAGACTGGCCGCGACCGCGCGGCTCGCGCGTCGACAGGTCAGGGTGCTGCTGCGTGCTCGGACGGAAAGCCAACCGACAAGCCGTTTCGGCATGGCCGCCGCCGAGCGCGACGCGGCTGTCGACATGTGTCTGGAACTCACCGAACACGTGAGCTTCCGAGGATTCTCGTTCCACTTGAACGGCTATTCTCCCGAGGAACGGGCGGCGGCGGCGAACGAGATGATCGAGCACTGCCTCGACGCCAGGCGGCGTGGCGCGCACGCCGCCGAGCTGGTCGACATCGGCGGCGGGTTGCCGATGCGCTATGTCGATCCGGGACTCTGGGACGAGTTCGTCCAGCAGAACGAACCTGGCCACTATCACCCGGCCAAGACCTCCAAGGGCTTGTACTTCTACCCGTACGGAGGTCTTTCTCCCACCCAGGCCGCACGTATGATCATGAGCCACCCGGTCGACGGTGACGAGAGCCTGTCGGCGAAGGCGGCACGCCACCGCATCCGTTTCATCGTCGAGCCCGGCCGGTCATTGCTGGACCAGGCCGGATTCACGATGTACCGCGTGCAGCAGGTCGACGACCGGCGGGACACCGACGGATACGCGATCGTCACCGTCACTGGTAACAGTCTGAACCTTTGTGAACAATGGTTCAACACCGACTATCTCCCGGACCCTTTGCTGCTGTCCGCCCAGTCCGTTGCCGACGAGATGTTCCCGGCCAGTGTCGCGGGTTCGACCTGTCTGGAAAACGACATGGTGACCTGGCGAAAGATCGGGTTTCCTCGACCCGTACGGCCCGGTGATCAATTGGTCTATCTGAACACCGCCGGCTATCACTCGGACTTCCTTGAATCACGGTTCCATGACACCGCGTTGCCGTTGAAAGCGGTTCTCCGGCTCGGTGACGCAGCACCGCGTTGGCGTCTGGACGGAATCTGAATCCAAATCAGCCTCGACCCGAAGGAGAAGTCTCACATGTCACAAGGCTACGCCGCGCCCGGGCAGTTGTGGTTGTTGCCGCAGTCGGAACAGGAAGGGCTGGACTTCGACTACCGGCAGGTACTCGACGTCGTCGAGCGGGCCTACTGCTCCTTGCGCGAACACGGATCGAACAACCCGGTCAAGACGATCATCGAGGATCCGGATGATCGATCGCTGAGTTACTCGATGGTCGCCAGGGACGCCGGTACCGAGACCGTGTGCTTCAAAGCCGTCTACGAGTTCGATCCGAGCCGCAAGCGGGACAGCTACCGGTTCCACTCGTTCATCTTCATCGCCGACGACACCACCGGAGCGCCGATCGCGTTGATGGACGTGGTGAAGCTCGGGCCGTTGCGCTCGTCGGCCAGCAGCGCGCTGTTCGCCCGCGCGGCCTGCCCGGACGCCCGCAGCGCCCTGGTCATCGGCACGGGTGTCCAGGGACAGATGGCCCTGCCGATGCTGCTCGCGGCACTTCCGAACCTGGAACGGTTGCAGGTGTGCGGTACTTATGCCGAGGGGCTGCGGGCCGTTCAGGACAGTGTCGACGGCCGCGAGGTGGAGATCGTGGACGACCTCCAGAAGGCCGCGGGCGAAGCGGACATCCTGATTGGCGCCGCCGGTCTGTCCGTGCAGAAGGTGGTCCAGCGCGACTGGGTCAAACCGGGAGCGATCGCCGTACTGCTCGGCTACGGCGTCCACGACGTGTTCCACGGCGCGGACTACCGGATCGCGACCGACATCACCCAGATGCATGTCACCTGCGGCAAGCTGCGAGCGGCCGATGGCAGCCTGCCCCCGGTCGACGCCGAACTGCCGGACATCCTGCTCGGACGGGCGTCGGCCCGGCGCGACTCCGACGATGTGGTCTTCGCGTACAACAGCGGCATGGCGGTCACCGACGCCGCGCTGGGCCGGTACATCGCCGATCTCGCGCTGGCTGCCGGGCGTGGGCAGCGGGTCGATTTCTGGTGAGCACCGTCGAAGTCGGCGCCGGCTGGTGGGTCGGGCACCCGCCGGCGCCGCGCGATCTGGCGCCTCCGCTGGCCATGAACCAGCAGGGCAACCCGGCGCTGATCCGGACCGTACTCCTCGATGTCGCGCCGATCGTGCCGGCTGTCCGGGCGGCCGTTCCATGAGCCGTGCCCTCGAACCAGCGACCTCGGCGTCCCTGGTGCGCCGGGTGGTCGCGAGTCTGCCCGCCTACGACCCCGGCGCCGACCCGGACGAGGTGGCCGCCCGCAGCGGTGCCGCCCGCGTGATCAAGTTGTCCAACAACGAGAGCCCGTTCGGCGTGTCCCCGGCGGCCACCGAAGCGGTATGTCGGCGCCTGGCCGCCGGCGTCTCCCGCTATCCGGATCCCACGGGCAAACGGCTGGCGGAGGCGGTCGGACAGAGCCTGGCCGTGCCTGCGGAGCGCGTCGTACTCGGCAACGGTTCGGAGAACGTCCTGGAGCTGTTGTGCCAGGCGGTTCTCGATCCGGGCGATCTGGTGATCACCCAGGTGCCCGGGTTCAGCCTGCACGAGATCTTTCCGCGCATGGTGGGGGCCCGGGTGGGGAAGGTGCCGGTCACCACGGAGTTCGGGTTCGACGCCGCCGCCTGGCGTGCCGCACTGGCGGCGGACCCGAAACTCGTCTTCCTCGCCAACCCCTGCAATCCGACCGGCGCGATGCTCGGCACCGGCGAACTTGAGCGAATCGTGGCCGACACTCCGGAGTCGGCGTTGCTGGTGCTCGACGAGGCGTATTGCGAGTTCGCCCGCCCCGACCCGGACTACCCCGACGGGCTGGCGGTGCTCCGCGGGCGGAAGCGACCGTGGATGGTGTTGCGCACCTTCTCCAAGGCCTACGGCCTGGCGGGCATCAGGGTGGGGTACGGCATCGCCTCCGACGCCGCTCTGGTCCAGGCACTGAACCGGGTCCGCACTCCCTACAACGTCAACCAACTGGCCCAGGACGCCGCCATCGCGGCGCTGGGCGACCGCGCCCATCTGGCTGACACCGTCCGGCGGACCGGCCTGGAGATCGCCCGGGTGACGGACCGCTTGCGCGCCGCCGGCTTCCGCGTGGCGCCGTCCTCGGCCAACTTCGTGTTCATCGACACGGGACGCCGCTCCGACGAGGTGGCCCACGAGCTATACGGCGTCGGGATCATCGTCAAGGCCTGGCGTGAGCCGGGATACGAGAACTTCATCCGAGCCTCACTGTCGTTTCCCGAGGACAACGACGTCTTCGTGCGCTGTCTGACGGAAATCTGCGCAAGGGGATAGCAATGATCAGAGACAAGGTATCCGACCTGATCGGGCGGACGCCGCTGCTCAGGCTGGCGGTGGCGGACAGGGCGGCAACCGTACTGCTCAAGATGGAGCAGTACAACCCCACCGGTACGGCGAAGATCCGGATGGCTCGCAACATGGTGGACGAGGCCGAAGAACAGGGATTGCTCGCCCCTGGCGGGTGGCTGGTCGAGGCCACGTCCGGCAACACCGGGCTCGGCCTGGCGCTCATCGCCGCCGAACGCGGATACAAGTTCACCGCGGTGGTGGACAACCACTCCAGCGTCGACAAGCTGCGCGGGTTGCTCGCCTACGGCGCGGAGCTGCTCAACGTCGGCGGGGACGCGGGGGGACTGGCCACCGCCGAGCGGTACGCCACGGCTCGTCGACTCGCCGCCGAGCATGGCGCGTACTGCACCGCGCAGGACAGCAACCCGGGGAATCCGAACGGCTACCGGCCGCTTGCCCGCGAGTTGCACGACGACGTGGGCGTGGGCATCCACTATCTGTACGGGGCGGTCGGCACCGGCGGGTCGCTCTGCGGCACCGGGCGTGTTCTCCGGGAGCGCATCCCGGACCTGAAGATCATCGGCGTCGAGCCGGTCGGCTCCGTCAACTTCGGCGGTGAAGAGGCGCCGTACCACCAGTCCGGCACCGGGACACCGGTACCGTCGGAGATCTGCGACACCCTCGACTACGATCTGATCGACGAGGGGGTCAAGGTCAGCGATTCGGAGGCCTTCGAAACCTGTCGCTATCTGGCCAGGAACTTCGGCATCCTGATCGGCGGCTCGGCGGGCGGCGTGGTCTACAAGGCGTTGGAGCGGGCGCAGACCCTGGGGCCCGAGACCACCATCGTCGTGCTGGTGTGTGACGGCGGTGAGAAGTACCTGGACACCGTGTTCAACGACGAGTGGATGGCGGCCGAGGGCCTGTTCGACGCTCGGGTCGTGGACCGGCTCGCCGCGATGCTGCGGTACGCCCCAGCCGACGGAGCCAGGAAGACATCTGACGAATTCCACTGATTTGGTGCCCCCGCCCGGCGTGTCGGCGGCCTGCCGTCCGATATGATAACGAGAACTATTTTCATCAGGTTGACCGGAAGCCCGCCGACACGATCGAATCGCCCAGGCGGCGCCACCCGGCTCGTCTTGCCGGGTCAGGGTCCATCGGTTGCGGAGGTGTCGCTGTGTGGTCGGCGGTGCGAATGTTCATGGGCTTGCGCCCGCGCGCGTGGCTGGACGTGGCCGGGCTCGTCGGGCTGATGTTGCTGGTGACGGCGACGTACGTCGGTCAGGGTCTGATGATCGCGGACCTGCTTTTCCGGGTCTTCTCGTCGGCTGACGTCGGCAGCCTGCTGACACCTCTGGCCGTGATCGGCGTGTTGCAGGTGCTCCGGATCGTGCTGCTGGTGGTACGGGACTGGTGGGCACCACGGGTGTCGGCACGGGTGAAGGAGGCGGTGCGTGAAGGGCTGACGTTGAAGTTGATGGAGATCGGTCCCGGACAGGCGCAGCGGATGCGTACCGGTGATCTGCAGTCGACGCTGGTGGACTCGGTGGAGCTGCTCGACCCGTTGGTGGGCCGATTCGTGCCGACCGTGCTGGCGTCGGTGCTGGGATCCTGCCTCGCCTCGGTGTACGTGATAGCGGTCGACCCGCTGGTGGGCCTGGTCGTGCTCGCGTGTGCGCTGCTGGCGCCGCTGTCGAAACTGCTCGGGGAGCGGACGATCAGGGAGCGTGGTGGCCGCTGGATGGTGTCCTACCGGGGCATGTACTCGGAGAGCCTGGACGCCGTACAGGGGATGGCGACGCTGAAGGCGTTCAACGCCAGCGGCCGGCGCGGCCGGGAGATGGTGGAGCGCGGTGAGGCGTTCTGCCGGGACTCCATCGGGCTGATGGTGGCGTGGTGCGGCACCTCCAGTCTCGGCGCGTTGATGGTGCCGATCGGTACGGCCGCTGCGGTGGGCCTGGGCGCCTGGCACGCGGCCACCGGCTCGGTGAGCGTCGCAGGGCTGTTCACGATTCTGATGCTGACCCGCGAGACCTTCCGCCCCATGAACGAGCTCGAGGTGGCGTACCACTCGGCGTACTCCGCCATCCCGGCCGGACGGGCGGTCGCCGACGTGCTGCGCCTGGAGCCGGACGTGCGGGACGCGGCGGCCACGGCGCCGGCATTGCGGCGCGACCCTCCCGGCCTGGAGTTCCGCGACCTCCGGTTCTGCTACCCGACGCGGCGTACGCCGGCCCTGGACGGATTCGACCTGGTGGTCGCGCCGGGTGAACGGGTGGCCATCGTGGGTCGTTCCGGAGCGGGCAAGAGCACGGTGATCGGGCTGTTGATGCGCTATTTCGATCCCGACGCGGGCGCCATCCGCGTCGACGACCGCGACATCCGGGAGTTCCCCCTGGCCGACCTGCGGTCACTGGTGGGCGTCGTCGCGCAGGACACCTACCTGTTCCACGGAACGGTGCGCGAGAACCTGCTGCTGGCCAGACCGGACGCCACCGACGAGGAGATCCGCCGCGCGGTGACCGCGGCGCAGGCGGCCGACTTCATCGCCCACCTGCCCCAGGGCTTCGAGACGATCGTCGGCGAACGCGGCCTGAAACTGTCCGGCGGCGAACGCCAGCGCATCGCGATCGCGCGCGCGCTGCTCAAGGACGCCCCCGTGCTCGTGCTCGACGAGCCGACGTCGAGCATCGACGCCGCCAACGAGGCGGATATCACCCAGGCGCTCGGAGAACTGACCCGTGGCCGGACGACGGTCATCATCGCGCACCGGCTGTCCACCGTGCGCGACGCCGACCGGATCGTGGTGATGGACTCCGGCCGGGTGGTCGAGTTCGGCAGCCACCCGGACCTGGTGGCGCGCAAGGGTCTCTACGCCGAACTCGTCGCGACGCAAACTGGAGCGCCCGTATGACCTCGACCACCCACACCCACCCGCACACCCACGGACACGGCGTCGAGCACGACCACGACCACGACGTCGTGCCGGTGTCCGGCCGGTCGCTGAGCACCAGGCTGAGGAGCCTGATGCCCCTGCTGGGCAGACACCGCCGACTCATCGCGGTCGCCTATCTGGCAGGCGCGTTGCACCAACTGCTCCTGCTCGCCTCCTCCGGGATCGGCGCGTACGTGGTGGCACGGGCGGCCATGGGAGCCGCACTGGACCAGATCACCGGCTGGCTGATCGTGCTGGGCTGCCTGATCGTGCCGCTTGTCGCTTTGAGCATCGCCGACAGCACCTACGCCCACGTCGCCGCCTTCCGCGCGCTGGCCGACACCCGAGCTAAGGTGTTCGGCGCCTTCGAACGGCTCTCGCCCGGCTACATGCTCGAACGGCGTTCCGGCGACCTCGGTTCGGCCGTCGTCTCCGACGTGGAACAGATCGAGCTGTTCTTCGCCCACACGCTCAGCCCGCTGGCCGTCGCGACGACCGTTCCCGTTGCCACCACCGTCGCGTTGGGTTGGTTCCACTGGTCGCTGGCCTGCGTTCTGGTGCCGGTCCTGCTCCTGCTCGCCTCGGTCCCGGCATGGTTGCGGCGCCAGGCCGAACGACACGGACACGAGCTCCGCGATTCCCTCAGCCAGATGAGCGCCGACAACACCGACACCTTCCAGGGCCTGCGCGAACTGGTGAACTTCGGTGCGCACGCCCAGCGGCTCGGGCTGCTCCGCAAACAGAGCCGTCGCTTGGCCGAGGCCAAGTCCGCCCACGGACGCCGTAGCGGCATCGAGTACGCCGCCACGGACACCATCGCCCTGCTGGGAACACTCGTGGTGTTGGTTCTGGGCGCGTGGCTCGTCGTCGAGGGCGAGCTCGACCGTGCCCTCTTCCCGGTCGCCGTGGTGCTCGCCGCGATGGCGATGCTGCCGGTACTGAAGGTGACCGAGGTCGCACGCGAGCTGGCCACGGTCGCGTCATCGGCCGACCGCATCAACACGCTGCTCGACGCGCCCGCCCCGGTCACGGACCTGGTCAGCCTGCCACCCGAGGGGCCGATCGTGCCGCATGTCCGGTTCGACGCCGTCACCTTCGCGTACCGCGGCGACCTGGCACCCGCCGTACGGGACATCAGCTTCGAGATCAGCCCGGGCGAGACCGTCGCACTGGTGGGACACTCCGGCGCGGGCAAGTCGACCTGCGCCAACCTGCTGCTGAGGTTCTGGGACGTCACCGCCGGATCGGTGTCGGTGGGCGGACACGACGTCCGTGACTTTCCACAGGAGGACCTTCGCCGCCTCATGACACTGGTGCCGCAGGACACCTTTCTGTTCAACACCAGCATGCGCGAGAACATCCGCCTAGGCCGCGCCGACGCCTCCGACGACGAGGTCGAGGCCGCCGCACGCGCGGCCCAGGCCCACGAGTTCATCACGACGTTGCCGAACGGTTACGACACCGGCGCGGGTGAACTCGGCGCGCTCATGTCCGGCGGGCAGCGGCAGCGGATCGCGATCGCACGTGCCCTGCTGAAAGACGCCCCCATCCTCGTCATGGACGAGGCGGTGTCCAACCTCGACGCGGCGAGCGAGCAAGCGGTCAACCGGGCGATGGACGAAGCCCGACACGGTCGTACCACCTTGATCATCGCCCATCGGCTCTCCACCATCAGGACCGCCGACCGGATCGTCGTGCTGTCCGGCGGACGAGTGGTCGAGACCGGAACCCACGAGGAGCTCGTCGCGGCTGCCGGTGCGTACGTCGACCTGCTCGCCTCGCAACTCGAAGGATGAGCCTCGGCTCGTCAGGCCGCGACCAAGGAGTCGCCAAGCGATCAACCGTTACCGTCGGCCGACAGGGTTCGAACCTCTAGGGGAGTGGGTCGGTGTCGGCGTGTCGGCGACAGAACCGCAAGGCCAGGAGCCTGATCTGAGCGACGCCGACGATCTCGGCGGGCGGCGGTCGGATCCCGACGATCGCGGCGGGCAGCGGTCGCGCGGCTGGTTCCACCGGTCGGTGACCGCCGTTTTCCTGGTCGTGACCCTCGGTGCCATCGCAATCATGCTGCGGGGCCAGGACTGGTCGGTGCTGGGCACGACGCTGCGGAGTCAGCGGCCGGGCCTGCTCGCCCTGATGGTGGGGCTCGCGCTGCTCGCCAACGCCGCCGCGCTGCTCGCGGCGATGCTGGCCTGGCGGTCGATGCTGTCGGGTGTCAGTGACGGCGTCACGGCCGTCGGCGCCGCGCGGATCTTCTTCGTCGGCCAGTTCGCCAAGTACGTGCCGGGCAAGGTCTTCGGCTTCATCGTCAGTATCCGCATCGGCAAGACGATGGGCGTACCGGCCACCCGGATGGCCTCCGCGTGGCTGCTGACGCTGGTGATCGGCTTGCTGACCGGCGCCACCGTCGGGCTGGCCGTCGGGCCCGAGGTGCTCGGCGGCTCGGTGATCTGGTTCGCGTTGGCAGCCGTGCCGATCGTTGTGACCCTGGTCCGCCCGCAGCTGATCAGTCAGGCGGCGGTCGTGGTGGCCCGGCTGCGGCGGCGTCCGCCGCCGGAGGCCACCGTGCCCGGCCGGGTCATTCGCCGGGTCGTGGTGACCCAACTGGTGTCGTGGCTGGCGGGTGGGGTCCAGCTGTGGTTCCTCGCGATTGCGATGGGCGCCCCACCGGCCGGTTCGTTCCTGCTGTGTGTCGGGGTGTTCAGCCTCGGTGCCGTAGCCGGTGTCTTCGCGGTCTTCACCCCCGACGGCCTTGGCGTCCGAGAGGTCATCCTGCTAGGCGCGCTCAGCCTGGTCATGCCGATACCCGCGGCCGGCGTGGTGGCTTTGCTGAGTCGGCTGGTGGTGGTGGTGAGCGAACTCGTCACCGCTGGCATCGGCCTGTTGGTGGTCGAGTTCCTACGGCGCCGGCACGCCCGGCCCGGCGATTCGTCCGCCACCCACGTCGGTAGGCAATCGCCGGTGCCCGTGGTCAGCGCGCCACGGTGATGGACGCACATCCACCGGGCCGGGGCTCGTGCCAAGACCTGGACAAGGCTCCGGCCTCATCGGACAGCTAGGTTCGTCACCAGCGCGGCGTCGACCAAGTGTTGCCGATGACCTGCGCCCTGTGACCTGACGTCAGCGATGGTAGAGCCGATCGGAGCAGCGATGGGTGGGCAACCGCACGTTTCGGTGATCATCCCGAACTACAACTACGCGAGGACGTTGTCCGCGTGCATCGAGGCGGTGCAACGGCAGACCTATCCCGGGATCGAGATCATCGTCGCGGACGACTGCAGCACCGACGACTCGGTCGCCGTCGCCCGGAGCATGGGCGTGACGGTGCTGGAAAGTCCAGTCAACAGCGGAGTGTCCACCGCGCGCAATCTCGGTGCCGAGCATGCTCGTGGCGACATCCTGTTCTTCGTCGACTCCGACGTCGCGCTGGAACCCGACGCGGTCACGAGGGCGGTCGAGATCCTGCAGACCGAGGCCGGCCTCGGCGCGGTCTGCGGCATGTACCAGCCCGAACCCATGTTCCCCGACAGCCTGGTCAAGCGCTACCGGGCAATCCAGCAGTACGTCTGGTTCAACGAGATCGACGGCCCCATCCCGGGACTGCACTCCGCGCTGTTCGCGATCCGTACGGAGGTGTTCCGCGAGATTGGTCCGTTCAACACCCGGCTGCGGTGGACCGAGGAACAGGATTACGGCTTCCGGCTCAACGCCCGATACATCGTCCGGGCGGCCGCGTCGATCCGGGGCCGGCACGACCACGACGGAACGCTCGGCGTCATGATCACGAAAGTATTCCATCGCACCCGTCTCGGCGCGCCGAACTGGGTGCGGTTGAAGGCCCTGCCGGGTGGGGCCGGAACGAGTTACCGGGCCCTGGGCAGCGGATTCATTCTCGCCGCCGTGCTCGGCGTGGTATCGGCGGTCCTGCTTGGACCATGGGCCTTGTTGGCCGCCGCCGTCTGCCTCGGCATCGGTATGGCACTCGACTGGCGGACTTACGCGTACGCGTACCGCCACCATGGCATCCTGTTCGGACTACAATTCACCGCGCTGCATCTCCTGGTGACGCTGACCTCCGCGGTCGCCGCCGGCATCGGGATCCTGCAGGGCCTGCTGTTCCCGGGCCGGATGCGGCGGCTCTACGTGTAGACCCGCGTGCCCGGCCCCGTCCACCCGATACGACGCGCCACGACGGTCGATCCGGCCCGCACGACCCCGGACATCGGCCGACGTCGCCCGAACCGGAAAGCTGAAGATGACGACATCACAGAACGACACAGACACCGCTTTCACCATCGACAGCACCGCCGCCGACGTGCTCGCCGACGTCGATCTGCACGGCAAGCTGGCCGTCGTCACCGGTGGGTACTCGGGCCTGGGTCTGGCGACGACCCGGGCGCTGGCCGGAGCGGGCGCGTCCGTTGTCGTCCCGGCCCGGCGTCCGTCCGTCGCACAGGACGCGCTCGCCGGTCTCGACGGTGTCGAGGTCGGCGAGCTCGACCTTGGTGACCTTGACAGCGTGGGTACGTTCGCGGACCGGTTCCTGGCGTCGGGCCGCGCGATCGACATCATGATCAACAACGCTGGCGTCATGGCCTGCCCGGAGACGCGGGTCGGACCGGGTTGGGAGGCGCAGTTCGCGACCAACCACCTGGGACACTACGCACTGGTCAACCAGCTCTGGCCGGCGATCGTCGCCGGCGGTGCCGCGCGGGTCGTCGCGGTGTCGTCGGGTGTCAGCCCGACGGGAGTCATCCGCTGGGAAGACGTGCACTTCGAGCAGGGCTACGACAAGTGGGCGGCGTACGCCCAGTCGAAGCTGGCCAACGCTCTGTTCGCGGCGCAACTCGACGCGCTGGGACGATCGGCCGGAGTACGCGCGTTCTCGGTGCATCCCGGATACATCCTCACCCCGCTGCAGCGTCACCTCGCCAAGGCGGAGATGATCGCCGCCGGCTGGATCGACGAGGCGGGCACGCCACTGCTCGCCGAGTTCCGGGCTCCCGAGCAAGGTGCCGCGACCCAGGTGTGGGCCGCGACCGCACCGCAGCTCACCGAGGTGGGCGGTGCCTATCTCATGACCTGCGCCGTGGCCCGGCGCTTCGACACCACCGAGGACCTGGAGCAGGCGGCCCGGTTGTGGGCGTACTCTGCCGAACTGACCGGGGTCGACGCGTTCGCCGCGTCAGCGTAGGGCCTGACCGCGAGGCAGGGTGGTACGCCGGGAACGCCCGCCGCCGCGCACGATGACGTCCACTTGCGACGCGGCGTGGCGCTCTCGGGCGTACAACCGCAACAGCTCGCTCATGCGGTATGTACCCGGTGCCGAGGTTTCCAACAGCTGGGCGTCGACGAGCCGCTCCAGGGCGCGTTCGGCGTACACCTCGGACCGAGCCAGGAGACGGGCGGCGGTGTACCGGCTGAGCTCGGGTTCCCCGCAGGCCCCGAGCACCGTGAACGCCTCGGCGGCGGCCCGCGCCGTCGGGTCGTTGCTGTCGGACAATCGCTGGTACGAGCCGTCCATGCTGGCGCGTAGCCCGATGCCGTCGACTTCCAGGGTGTCCAGTCGCCGATGCTCGTCGGCCAGCCTGTCGCGCAGTTCGGCGAGTGGCCACCCGGGGCGGGCGACCAGCCGTGCCGCAGCGATGCGTAGAGCGAGTGGAAGGCATTCGCACCATCTGGCGACGGCGGCAGCCGCCTCCGGTTCGGCGGCCACCCGGTCGGCGACGTCCAACTGTCCGAGGAGCGTGACCGCCTCGGCCACCGCCAACGGGCCGACCGGCACCTGGCAGACGTCGCTCAAGCCGGCCAGCGGTTGCCGGCTCGTCACCAGCAGCCCGCAGCCGGTCCCGCTGGGCAGCAGTGGTCGTACCTGGCTCGCGTCAGCGGCGTTGTCGAGCACCAGCAGCATCCGTCGTCCCGCCATCAGGGACCGGAACAGCGCGGCGGCCTCATCGACCTGCATGGCGGCGGGCGGCATCTCGACGCCCAGCGTGCGCAGCAGACGAGCCAGCGCCTCCGTCGGACTCAGCGGCCGGCTCCCGACGCTGCAGCCGCGAAGTTCCAGATACATCTGCCCGTCGGGGTACCGGTCGGCCACCTGGTGGGCGGCGTGGATGGCCAGGGCGGACTTGCCGACACCAGCGGGGCCGTAGATGCCGGCAACCGGTGTCGATCCCGCCCGCGTGGACGGCAGCAACCCGTCGTGGATGCGGGCCAACTGGCTCGCCCGTCCGACGAAGCGCACGACATCGGTGGGGAGTTGTCGCGGTACGGCGGTGAACGGGCCGGCCGTGGTGACGATCCCGGGGGTGCAGGTGCCGTCGAGCTCGCCGCGCAGCACCGCCACATGCAGGTCGCGCAGCCTTGGACCGGGCTCGATGCCAAGCTGTTCGGAGATCTGGGTACGCACCACGGCGTAGCACTGCAGGGCCTCCGACATCCGCCCCAGCGCGCACAGTGCCCGCATCTGCAGCGCGACCAGCGGTTCGGCCAGTGGGTTCGACGCGATGATCGGTGCCAGTCGGCCCGCCACGGTCTCGGCGTTTCCCAGTCGCAGTTCCTCGTCGGCCCACGCGGTCGCCACGCTGACCAGCTGCGATTCCGCGCTCCGTCGGACCTTGACCGCCCAGTATCCGGCCAGGTTGGACAGCGGCTGGCCGCGCCAGAGATCCATCGCCTCGCGTAGCGCGACGATGCGTCGGTCTCCATGGGAGGCGGTCGCGGATCGGGTCGCCTC
The sequence above is a segment of the Solwaraspora sp. WMMD406 genome. Coding sequences within it:
- a CDS encoding alanine racemase, whose product is MATLLDDHRALLVDLLDGLGSPLHVVLPEVFEENVAALRQAFAETGAEVDILFAKKANKADCFVRSAAVLGVGIDAASTAELVKALAGGVPGHRIGISGPEKDDTLHALAVQHDCLVAIDSISELRRLAATARLARRQVRVLLRARTESQPTSRFGMAAAERDAAVDMCLELTEHVSFRGFSFHLNGYSPEERAAAANEMIEHCLDARRRGAHAAELVDIGGGLPMRYVDPGLWDEFVQQNEPGHYHPAKTSKGLYFYPYGGLSPTQAARMIMSHPVDGDESLSAKAARHRIRFIVEPGRSLLDQAGFTMYRVQQVDDRRDTDGYAIVTVTGNSLNLCEQWFNTDYLPDPLLLSAQSVADEMFPASVAGSTCLENDMVTWRKIGFPRPVRPGDQLVYLNTAGYHSDFLESRFHDTALPLKAVLRLGDAAPRWRLDGI
- a CDS encoding ornithine cyclodeaminase family protein, giving the protein MSQGYAAPGQLWLLPQSEQEGLDFDYRQVLDVVERAYCSLREHGSNNPVKTIIEDPDDRSLSYSMVARDAGTETVCFKAVYEFDPSRKRDSYRFHSFIFIADDTTGAPIALMDVVKLGPLRSSASSALFARAACPDARSALVIGTGVQGQMALPMLLAALPNLERLQVCGTYAEGLRAVQDSVDGREVEIVDDLQKAAGEADILIGAAGLSVQKVVQRDWVKPGAIAVLLGYGVHDVFHGADYRIATDITQMHVTCGKLRAADGSLPPVDAELPDILLGRASARRDSDDVVFAYNSGMAVTDAALGRYIADLALAAGRGQRVDFW
- the hisC gene encoding histidinol-phosphate transaminase — protein: MSRALEPATSASLVRRVVASLPAYDPGADPDEVAARSGAARVIKLSNNESPFGVSPAATEAVCRRLAAGVSRYPDPTGKRLAEAVGQSLAVPAERVVLGNGSENVLELLCQAVLDPGDLVITQVPGFSLHEIFPRMVGARVGKVPVTTEFGFDAAAWRAALAADPKLVFLANPCNPTGAMLGTGELERIVADTPESALLVLDEAYCEFARPDPDYPDGLAVLRGRKRPWMVLRTFSKAYGLAGIRVGYGIASDAALVQALNRVRTPYNVNQLAQDAAIAALGDRAHLADTVRRTGLEIARVTDRLRAAGFRVAPSSANFVFIDTGRRSDEVAHELYGVGIIVKAWREPGYENFIRASLSFPEDNDVFVRCLTEICARG
- a CDS encoding cysteine synthase family protein, encoding MIRDKVSDLIGRTPLLRLAVADRAATVLLKMEQYNPTGTAKIRMARNMVDEAEEQGLLAPGGWLVEATSGNTGLGLALIAAERGYKFTAVVDNHSSVDKLRGLLAYGAELLNVGGDAGGLATAERYATARRLAAEHGAYCTAQDSNPGNPNGYRPLARELHDDVGVGIHYLYGAVGTGGSLCGTGRVLRERIPDLKIIGVEPVGSVNFGGEEAPYHQSGTGTPVPSEICDTLDYDLIDEGVKVSDSEAFETCRYLARNFGILIGGSAGGVVYKALERAQTLGPETTIVVLVCDGGEKYLDTVFNDEWMAAEGLFDARVVDRLAAMLRYAPADGARKTSDEFH
- a CDS encoding ABC transporter ATP-binding protein; protein product: MGLRPRAWLDVAGLVGLMLLVTATYVGQGLMIADLLFRVFSSADVGSLLTPLAVIGVLQVLRIVLLVVRDWWAPRVSARVKEAVREGLTLKLMEIGPGQAQRMRTGDLQSTLVDSVELLDPLVGRFVPTVLASVLGSCLASVYVIAVDPLVGLVVLACALLAPLSKLLGERTIRERGGRWMVSYRGMYSESLDAVQGMATLKAFNASGRRGREMVERGEAFCRDSIGLMVAWCGTSSLGALMVPIGTAAAVGLGAWHAATGSVSVAGLFTILMLTRETFRPMNELEVAYHSAYSAIPAGRAVADVLRLEPDVRDAAATAPALRRDPPGLEFRDLRFCYPTRRTPALDGFDLVVAPGERVAIVGRSGAGKSTVIGLLMRYFDPDAGAIRVDDRDIREFPLADLRSLVGVVAQDTYLFHGTVRENLLLARPDATDEEIRRAVTAAQAADFIAHLPQGFETIVGERGLKLSGGERQRIAIARALLKDAPVLVLDEPTSSIDAANEADITQALGELTRGRTTVIIAHRLSTVRDADRIVVMDSGRVVEFGSHPDLVARKGLYAELVATQTGAPV